Below is a window of Aerococcus viridans DNA.
GTACCATCTATTAATAATTGCCATTTCAAATCATCCTAACCCCTAGTTTTTCCACCAGCCACATTAATTGTCACACCAGTAATATAACTTGATTTATCTGAAAATAGATATGCTACTAAATCTGCCACTTCTTCTAGTTTTCCACTTCTACCCAGTGGCGTAGTAGATGTACTAGAATAGCCCTCTCTTAATTGTTCAACTGTGATGTTTCTAGTATAAGCTAATGATTCTTCATAAGCTAACGTTCTTAAACCTGTTTCTTCCATTATACCTGGCGCAATTCCGACAACACGTACACCGTGCTTACCTAGTTCTTTTGCCCATGATCTTGTATAACTATAAACAGCCGCCTTAGTTCCTGCATATGGACTTTGTCCTTCCGAACCTTCTAAACCAGATTCTGAACCCATATTAATAATTACACCAGCATTTTTGTTTACAAGTACTCTTCCTACCGCTTGTGCAACCAAAAATACACCCTTCTGATTAATAGCTAACATTTTATCAAACGTTTTTTCATCTAGTTCATATTTACCATGTGGATCTTTTGGGTCTACCAAAAGTCTCGGAATGTTTATACCAGCATTATTCACGACACCATCAATCGTCCCAAAAGTTGCCACCACTTCATTTACAGCATTTTCTACAGCTAAAGCAGAAGTTACATCTGTTTGTACGAATAATAGGTTTTCATGTATCAGTCCATTATCCGAAATATCAAGATTTGCCACCTTTACATTCAACGCTAGTAACCTTTCTACAATAGTCCGACCAATTCCTGAGGAACCACCCGTAACTACTAACACCTTACCTTCAATATTTAACCAATCAGCCATCTAATTGCCTCCTTATTTATTTGATAGCTTTAGTTTAGCAAGCCCTTACATTTTTATTAATACAGGCTTTTTTCAACCTTGGTTAAATTTGTTGTATTAATCCATTTTTCGATTACGTAGGTTACAAGGTAAGAGAAGGAACCTTCTACAAAGTGAATCATTTTCGCTGTTTTTCATTTTTTTACCTATATAACTGCAAAATGATACTTAAGCGCTTACTTTATACTTTTTAAGTGCTATAATAAGTACAAAGGAGCGTGAGGAAAATGTACCAAGAATATTCACGTATATTAGCCCCAATTGATGGTTCGGACGAGTCTAGATTAGCGTTTAAGAAAGCTGCAGCTGTTGCTAAGCGTAACAATGCTACCCTAATTGTTGCCCATATTATTGACACCTCTGCTTTCCAAACAACAAATATGTATAATGAGGTCATTCCTGAAGCCGTTACAACACGTGCTAAAGCCATGTTAACTGATTATGAGGAAGAAGCGCGTAAAGCAGGGATTGAACGAGTGGAAACTGTGATTGATTATGGTTCCGCCAAGTACCAAATTTGCCATACACTAGCACCAGAACACAAGGCCGATTTAATTATGATTGGTGCGACTGGTTTAAATGCTGTTGAACGTTTATTTATCGGTTCTGTTTCTGAATATGTGATTCGTAATGCCCCATGTGATGTGTTAGTGGTTCGTACGAATTTAGACAATGAACAAATTGCTGACTAAATTTTCAGCAAAAGATTTATTCAAACAAAATAAACCGCCAACTAGCTGATGTCATGTCTCCTAGTTGGCGGTTATTTGGTTTGCGTAGTTTATTATAAATCTAAGATGGCTTGAATAGATAGTGCGATCCTTGGTACAAGTGAGGTCAAATCAGCTTCTTCCTCAAGGGTGTGGGCACCTGTTCCCACAATGCCCAAGCCGTCAACAACGGGAATGTCTACAAGGGATGCTAGAGAGGCGTCGGATGCGCCTTGGCTTTCAACCTTAGCTAGAGGACCGTAACCCATTTTGTCAGCCGTGGCGGAGTAATGGTCTGCTAATTGATCGACTTTATCGGTGTAAACCATGGCATCTACGCCCGATTCAATTTCAAATTTGGTCGTTGTATCTGCTATATAGGGTTCAGCAATAACGCGTTCGATGTCCGCGATAATTTCCTCTTTAATGGTCTGGTTTGGGAATCTCAGTGAGAAGTTTCCTTTGGCAGAACCTGGAATGGTATTGGCTGAAACGCCCCCCTTGATAATGCCGCAATTGATCAATTTCTTACGCGGGATATCGGTTAAGGATTCTAGGGCAATGACTTTCTGAGCTAATTCCACAACGGCTGACCGGCCAATTTCAACTTCCATACCGGAATGACCTTGGACGCCTTCGACGGTTACGTTCAGCATCATGCCACCTTGACGGCCGACCACAATTTTATCAAAGGTTGGTGTGGGCTCAAAGTTCAGCATCAATGCTGCATCCTGTAATTCCCCAATCATTTCCTGACGGGTATCTGAGTACCGGTGGAGGGTTTCTTCATCCGGAATAAAAATTAGACTTAGTGGGTGTTTTTGATAGCCCATTTCAATCAGGTTTTTCACCACATACATGGCGATGACGAGGCCACCCTTCATGTCCATAAGGCCAGCACCCTTAGCAAAACCCGGTTTATCAGCCAGCAAACGGAAGTGGTGGTTTTTGGTCACATCGGCATTAAAGACGGTATCCATATGACCTGATAAGACGATGGGTTTTTGGTCCTTGTTTTCGGAAGTTTTATATTCAGCAATCAACAAGTCCCCTGCTTGGTCATGGGGAATGGTCCGGGTGGTCATGCCAATACTTTCACACCATTGACTGATAATTGTCCCCACTTGATTGACACCAGAAATTTGATCAATCCCTGATTCTGTATTCACTAATTTTTCTAAAAAGGCGAACATGTCACTTTCTTGCCCTGCAATTAAATCCTTTAACGCTTCAATTTCCAATAAAACCCCTCCAAGAATCTTTATCCTATGTTGCCCCTTGTCTTGTCCTTATTTTCCTATCCTTATTTGCTTAACCAGATCCGGTCCAAAAAATCGACTTTTGATCCTGCTGTAGCGACTTGGTCGCCTACAATTAATGGTCGTTTAATTAACATGCCCTGTTCAGACAGTAAGGCTAAAAATGCCTCTTCTGACATATCGGTTAGCTTGTCTTTTAAGCCTAATTCACGGTACAAACCGCCTGATGTGTTTAATATTTTTGTATATTTACCGTCTACTTGGTCCAGTGCCCAGGCAATTTCTTCAGCCACGGGTGGTTGATCACGGATGTCGATGATTTCCCCAAAGGTTAACCCTTGGTCTTCCAAGTATTTTTTCACCTTTTGTGTTGTGGAACATTGTTTTAAGCCATACATTTTTAGCACCTGACTTCATCCTCTCTCTTTCAAGTTTCTCCCTACCATCATAGCAAATTTTGTCCTTCATTAAAAGACGATTAAATTCCCTTGAAGAATGACCACTCTTCGCTAAGCTAAATGATCAAAAAAAAACTAGCCCTTTGAAAAAGAACTAGTCTACTTAGCATAAATTTACTTTCAGTTTTAAATATATGCTGTCGTTATTTAGCACCTTTCTTTAATCTTGGTAAAAGCTTTCGATTGCGTTGGTTGCTTCTTTAGTTAAGGCCAAGTTTTGAACATGGATGTCATAGTTTTTCGTCATATAAGAAAAGAACAGCAGGTCAATGGCATAAAGCTGGGCTAACAGGGAAATGGTTGCCCCACTCCGTAACAAAGCCTCCTTGGTATCAGCCGTATGTAAGGGAATATCGGCTAAATTGGCAAGCGTATTGGCACCTGATTTAGTTAAAGAAACGGTTTTTAAACCGAGTTCTTTGGCCATCTTCATAACTCTGGTTCCTTCAGCTTTTTCACCTGAATTGGAAATCCCAATATATAGTGAGTCTTTTGGGGCAATGGCCATGGCTGCGACTAGTTCGTGTTGGTCTTGGGTGACCATGACTTGCTTACCAATCCGGGTAAACTTTTGCCGGAAGTCTTGGGTTACAATATTTGATGCACCGAGCCCATATAAAAAGACCATTGGACTAGCCATAATCCAGTCCGTAACTTGATCGATATCTTGGTTTAAGAGACTGACATTGGTATCGGCGAAGACCACACTGGCATTGGTTGCCAACTTTTCTTTGATAGTATCTAGACCTTCGTCTGCATCAATATCCGTATAGTTTAAATCACTTCTTTGACTTGTTTGTGCAGATAAAGCGAGTTTTAACGCGGTAAAGCCACTGATCCCAATCGAATGGCAAAAACGGATAACCCCTGCTGGACTTGACTTGGCCTCTTTTGCGAGCTCGGTCGCGTTCATCTGGATAACGTCTTTTGGCCGCTCTAAAACAAGTTGACCAATCTTTTGTTCAGACTTGGGTAAGTCTTTCAGCATTTCATTGATTGTTTGAAGGACATTTCTTGCCATCTTGCACCTCTCTATCGTCTCATTTCACAAATTTAAAGGGCTGCCAGCAAGGAGTTGACAGCCCTTTTCCACTTATTCATATCTTACTATAAATTGTCTAATGCTTCCATGGTATTTGATGGTGATCCGGTAATTTCACTGGCTTCTTGGGCAGTTTGGGGCACACCGAAGAAGTAAGTTAGGATGAAGCCACCAATATAAGCTGCGACAAGACCCATGACGTATGCTGGCCATTGTCCATCAGCAATCAGGGGAATTAAGGCAACACCTGAGGGACCGATTGCTGTGGCACCTATGCCACCTATTGCACCTAAGACTGCACCACCGATACCGCCTCCTAAGCAGGCTGTTATGAATGGTCGACCTAATGGTAAAGTTACGGCATAAATTAATGGTTCACCTATTCCTAAAATCCCTACAGGTAATGATCCTTTAATAATATTGGTTAATTGTTTATTTCGACGACATTTCAACCATAATGCGAAGGCAGCACCAACTTGTCCAGCTCCTGCCATCGCAAGGATTGGTAGTAGAACGGTTTTCCCTGTAGCTGCAATCATTTCAATATGAATTGGGGTAAGAATTTGATGCAATCCGAACATGACTAAAGGTAGGAAGGTTGCACCTAAGATAAAGCCAGCAAATGCACCGCCAACTTGTAATACCCAGTTAATTGTCCCTACAAGTGATGTAGAGATAAACCCTGCGATCGGCATAATTAGGAAAATCGTCATCATCCCAATAACTAGTAGAGAAATAGTTGGCGTTACAATGATATCTATGGCATCTGGAATAAATTTACGTAAGCCTTTCTCAACCAGTGACAAGAGGTAAACGGCGATGATTACACCAATTACCCCACCTTGACCTGCCGCTAAGTCGCCGCCTGTAAAGATATTTGGAAGTGGCGCCTCAGGTAACATACCAGTTAAGTAAGTAACCCCTGCAACAACCCCACCAAGGCCTTCTGTTGCACCGAATACCCGGGCAGCATTAATACCAATGTAAATATTTAAGTAGGCAAATAGCCCATTTTGAAGAATTTTAAGGACAAGGAAAATGTTGTCCCACATGCCAGGCTCTAATGCACCCGCCGTCAACATATTTTGAATAATTGAGGCAATCCCCCCAATAATACCGGCCCCAACAAAGGCAGGAATTAAAGGCACAAAGATAGAGGCAATGACTTTTAGTGCTTGTTTAAAAGGTGTATTATTCTTTTGTTTTTGTTTGTTTTTATTTTCTGCAGTGATTCGTTCAGCTTCAGAACGCCCTGAAGTTAAATCTTGGTCAAGATTTTCATGAACTTGACGCCCTTGTTGGACATTTCCTTGGTCGGCCATGACAGTGGCTACTTTGGCTGCCGTCCCTGGACCAACAACCACTTGTAAGGTGTCCCCATCTTCAACGACACCCATAACTCCTTCAACTTGCTTCAGGGCTTCCATGTCCACTTGTTGGTCATCTTTGATGTTTATCCGAACACGAGTCATACAGTTGTAGACTTTACTCGTGTTAGTTGGTCCGCCAATATGTTGGTAAATTGCTTGTGCTAAACGTTCTTCATTACTGGTTTTAGCCATGATACCCATCCCCTTATCATTTGATTACTTGGTTAACAAAACCATTGGCTGCATTAATTTTTTGGCTGGCTTCTGTCGCATCTAAATTAGTTAAAATCATCACGATGGCGACTTTGACATTTTGATTGGCAGCTTCAAAATAGTTTGCTGCATCTTCATAAGTACATTCAGTTGCTGCCATAATAATCCTTTTTGACCGTTCTTCTAACTTTTCATTGGTCGCTTGCACGTCCACCATCAAGTTTTGATAGACCTTACCGATACCAATCATCGATACCGTTGACAACATATTTAAAATCAACTTTTGTGCTGTCCCCGCTTTTAGTCTGGTTGATCCAGTTAAAATTTCCGGTCCACAGTCCACTTCAATTGGAATCTGGGCATAACCACTAATTTTTGCCTCCTTGTTGCAGGCAATTGAGACTGTTTCGGCTCCAACACTTTGCGCATACTTCAAGCCACCAATGACATAAGGCGTTCGGCCCGAAGCAGCAATCCCAACAACTGTATCATTGGCATTTAAGTTCAACTTTTTGAAATCTTCTTCTGCCAAGGTCAGGGAATCCTCAGCGCCCTCAACCGCTTCAACCATGGCCTTGTCGCCACCCGCAATCAAGCCGACCACCAAGTCTGGTGAGACCCCAAAAGTCGGTACACACTCAGCTGCATCCAAGACGCCTAAGCGACCAGACGTTCCGGCCCCAAAATAAATTAACCGGCCGCCAGCTTTTAAAGACTGAATAATCATTTCAATCGCCGCTTCAATTTGTCCAAGCGCTTCCGCAATCGCTTCAGGCACCTGTTGGTCTTCCTTATTCATCAGCTCAAGTACTTGACCAACTGACATCTGGTCCAAATGCATCGTATTTGGATTCCGCTTCTCAGTCGTTAACTGATTAATTTCTACACTCATCTCTTTTCCTCCATTACTTATGCAACAATTTAAATGTTTGTCCTGGTCCAATGAAGGCAATCAAGTCTCTATCTGCCTGAGTCACCCGTCCAACCACATTCACTTTCTCATCTTCTAGTAAATCGACCTTACAAATTTGTACTTCTCCCTGGTAGCGTCCGTAGCCTTCATTATCGACAGTGATAGCGCCAAATTGTCGCGCACTAGTATTCACTGCTTTGATTGAGTCATTTGGCCTTAATTGTCGTCTTGATTCTTGGCTCCTAACCACTAAAGCTGCCGCATCTTGCCGATTAGTATGGTCACCTAAAATCCATTCCACCTGTTCAGCAACCGCGTCCCTAGCACTTTCCACCCTTAAACAAATCCTGTTTTTTTCAATATATTCTTTAAATTGAAAAAGGACATCCCGTGAAATTGCTGGGTCACCGATATAGACATCGTCAATATAGCCATTAGTGATTAAATCTAGAGTTCCCGCCATAGGATGCAGGCTTCGGTGGGCTTCAACCGTCGGCAAGCCAGCGTGGATTGGCCCTCTCATTTTGTCATCACCAGGGACAAAAGCCATGGTCCGAAGACCCGTCGACTTCAGCCAACGGTTGTGGTGTTTAAAGGTGTCCATACCTAAGCCAGTTTCTGGGCGCGGATAGTAGTTATGCCAAGCGGTGATATGGCTTAAATCCGCTTGATAATAGTGGAGTTGATCTAGATCTTGTGCAGTCAGTGTGCTCGCATTTAAAGCGATATGAATTTCACGACTTAAACGAGCTACCGTTTCAAATCCAATGCCATAATCAATCCGCAGACCCGTAATCCCTAGATCAATGATTGGCCTGATATCTTCAAATGACCCACCAATTTTATGGAGGCTGGTCCCTGAAATATCCACGACTAGCGACAAGTCACAAGCCTTCGCGATAGCTCCAAGGTCCCGCATCCTATCTAGATAGGCAGTGGGATCATCTTCTGGAATATGGATTGATGTAAAAATACCAGTAAAACCAGCAGCAACCATGCGGTCGATGTGACCACGGTCAATTTCTTCATTTAAATATACGGAAAAACCATACATATACTCACCTCAATCAGACTCTAACTTGCTCTCTTTTTGTTTGAAAGCGTTTTACTTCAAATTCATTATAACACGTTGAAATATTTTTTCAATAAATTACGAATTTTCTTGAAAAAAACATATAGATGAAATTAAATTACATCATTCGATAAAAAAAGACCCAAGCTGCCTAATTAGAGACAACTTGAGTCCTTTGAAAAATGTTTGATTATTCGTTAATGTTACCTAAACGTACAGTATCGCGAACGATCACTAACTCTTCATCAGTTGGAATTGTGTATATCGCAACTTTTGAATCTTCGCTAGAGATTTTTGCTTCATCACGTGTATCATTTGCTGCTTCATCAATCTCCATACCAAAGAATGCCATATGGTCATCAATGATTGCTGCACGTGTACGTCCTGAGTTTTCACCTATACCAGCTGTAAATACAACGGCATCAACGCCACCCATAACTGCAATATATTGACCAATATATTTACGTACTCGGTCATAGAAGATTTCTAATGTAGTTTGTGAACGTTCGTCACCATTATCTGCTGCATCTTCAACATCACGCATATCTGAAGATACACCAGATAAACCTAATAAACCAGATTTATTGTTTAAGATAGAAATCATTTCATCAATATCCGTAATATTCAATTTCTTCATTAAGAATTGAACTAGAGATGCGTCGATATCACCCGAACGAGTACCCATTGTAATACCTGCTAATGGTGTGAAGCCCATTGAAGTATCAACAGATTTACCACCGTCTACAGCAGTAATTGAACCACCATTACCTAAATGGCAAGTGATAATTTTTAAATCTTCAATTGGTTTACCCATTAGTTCAGCTGCTCGATTCGCTACATATCTGTGTGAAGTACCGTGCGCACCATAACGACGAGCACCAAACTCTTCATAGTACTCTAATGGAATAGAATATAAATAAGCGACTTCAGGCATTGTTGTGTGGAATGATGTATCAAAAATCCCAACAGCTGGTTTGCCTGGTAATACTTTTTGGAATGCACGAATGGCACGCGCTTCTGGTCCATTATGTAGAGGCGCAAATTCAGCTAATTTGTCAATGTTTTGGATTGCTTCATCATCTAATAATGTAGAGTCTTTAAAGATTTCTCCACCAGCTACCACTCGGTGGCCGGTACCTGAAATTTCATCATAGCTAGTGATAATGTTTAAAGTGTTTAATTTGTCTAACAAGAATTCAGTAGCTACTTCGTGGTCAGCAATATCTATAACATCCTCAAATTTTTGGCCTTCACCATATTTGATAGAAACATTAGAGTTACCGATTCCGATACGGTCAATTTGACCTGACGCTACAACATCTTCACTAGGCACTTCGTAAATTTTAAATTTTAAACTAGAAGAACCTGCGTTTACAGCAATTACTTTAGACATGCTTTCTCTCCTTTAATCTTAAATCAATATTATTTTATATACTTCATTATAACATGACATGTTTCGTTATGGTAAAGACATTTGTATTCTATTCCTTGTGAAATGCATTTTTTGCAAAGTAGCTATTTCAAAACCTACTTCATTTTCTCAAGAAAGTTTTCAAAAGCCCCCAAGAACTTGGGCAATTCTTCCTTACTCTTCAAGTCCGGAATTTCACCTACAAGTACATTCTCACTTTGTTTAGCCTTGTCGCCCGCTTTCTGCACTAATAAAATAGCTTTTCTAGATTTCTCATTATTGAAAAGATTGCTTGGTAGTGACAGTAAAGCTTGGAAATAACCATGCTCACCAATGGCTTCAATTAAGGTCTTAATATTTTCATCTTGGATTAGCCCAGAAGGCACAATATAAATACCCCAACCATTCGGTTTCAAGTAACGTAATCCTTGTTCTACCATCAAATAATGAACAAAAGCATGTTGCCCTTCCTCACGGTTTTTTGCTGAAGAATAGGTGTCAGCTACTTCATCCACTGGATAATAGCCTAAGGGTAGGTCACCTACAATTAGATCACTTGGTGGGACAATCAGATTTTGTAATGAATCCCCTAAATATAAACTAGCTGGGATATCTTGTAGACGCGTGGAAACGTCCGCAATTGACAACATTAAGTCATCATTATCATAGCCAAATCCTTGAATTTTATAACCAGATGCCTTCAAAGCATTATAAATAATGGCGTACAAGTTTCCAGTCCCCATTGTCGCATCAAAGAAGGTGATCTCAGTATCATCTGCTTTGTCAGCTAAATGCCCTTGATCTACCAGTTTAGTGGCAAAATAGCCCATTAAAACGGCGATAGCTTCAGGTGTCATATGGTAATTAGCTTGTAATTGATCAGCTTTTTCCCCTTCAATAAAGGCAAATTGAACCGCCTTACGAATGTCTTCAGCTTCGAATTCTTGGAGATTGACATTGCTATAAATCTCTCTCAATTGCTCAGCCTCTTCATCACTTGGTCGTTGGTCGATTTGTTGCACTTCGCCATCAGCAAGATTTTGCAAAGTTTCAAATAAAGCTTCTAGGTAAGAAAACTCCAGCGCTTCCTGAATCAAAATCGTTGAGTCATGCAATACACCAAATAATTGGTTGATATTTTCTACTGACATAGTACTTCCTCTCTCTCATTATCCTACTACATACCTATTTTCAAGGAAGAATGGCTTCCTGTCAATCATTGCGACTATAGTCCGGCCTAAAAACATGGGCTCTACAATATATAGGACTGATGACTTTTTAAAAAAGTCATTGGTTCTATTTTTTTTACAAAAAAAGAAGAATCTCCATTATCATAAAGTTAACGACAACCATGATAAGATAGGAGATTCCCCGTATGAATAAGTTTATCAATACCACGTTGCAATTGAAAGATGAAAATATAATTTTCGAAGATAAAGTTGAAGAAATGACAGTTAAGAATGTAAAGTCACTGATTTATTTCGGCAGGTTAGATGTAAATCCTCAGTATTGTCCAGCCTGCGGCTGCGCTAAACAAGGAAATAGTATCGTTAAGAATGGATCTAAAAAATCAAGAATCACGCTAACAAAGATATCA
It encodes the following:
- a CDS encoding Spx/MgsR family RNA polymerase-binding regulatory protein; the protein is MYGLKQCSTTQKVKKYLEDQGLTFGEIIDIRDQPPVAEEIAWALDQVDGKYTKILNTSGGLYRELGLKDKLTDMSEEAFLALLSEQGMLIKRPLIVGDQVATAGSKVDFLDRIWLSK
- a CDS encoding PTS transporter subunit EIIC, whose amino-acid sequence is MAKTSNEERLAQAIYQHIGGPTNTSKVYNCMTRVRINIKDDQQVDMEALKQVEGVMGVVEDGDTLQVVVGPGTAAKVATVMADQGNVQQGRQVHENLDQDLTSGRSEAERITAENKNKQKQKNNTPFKQALKVIASIFVPLIPAFVGAGIIGGIASIIQNMLTAGALEPGMWDNIFLVLKILQNGLFAYLNIYIGINAARVFGATEGLGGVVAGVTYLTGMLPEAPLPNIFTGGDLAAGQGGVIGVIIAVYLLSLVEKGLRKFIPDAIDIIVTPTISLLVIGMMTIFLIMPIAGFISTSLVGTINWVLQVGGAFAGFILGATFLPLVMFGLHQILTPIHIEMIAATGKTVLLPILAMAGAGQVGAAFALWLKCRRNKQLTNIIKGSLPVGILGIGEPLIYAVTLPLGRPFITACLGGGIGGAVLGAIGGIGATAIGPSGVALIPLIADGQWPAYVMGLVAAYIGGFILTYFFGVPQTAQEASEITGSPSNTMEALDNL
- the murQ gene encoding N-acetylmuramic acid 6-phosphate etherase, translated to MSVEINQLTTEKRNPNTMHLDQMSVGQVLELMNKEDQQVPEAIAEALGQIEAAIEMIIQSLKAGGRLIYFGAGTSGRLGVLDAAECVPTFGVSPDLVVGLIAGGDKAMVEAVEGAEDSLTLAEEDFKKLNLNANDTVVGIAASGRTPYVIGGLKYAQSVGAETVSIACNKEAKISGYAQIPIEVDCGPEILTGSTRLKAGTAQKLILNMLSTVSMIGIGKVYQNLMVDVQATNEKLEERSKRIIMAATECTYEDAANYFEAANQNVKVAIVMILTNLDATEASQKINAANGFVNQVIK
- a CDS encoding SDR family oxidoreductase, which translates into the protein MADWLNIEGKVLVVTGGSSGIGRTIVERLLALNVKVANLDISDNGLIHENLLFVQTDVTSALAVENAVNEVVATFGTIDGVVNNAGINIPRLLVDPKDPHGKYELDEKTFDKMLAINQKGVFLVAQAVGRVLVNKNAGVIINMGSESGLEGSEGQSPYAGTKAAVYSYTRSWAKELGKHGVRVVGIAPGIMEETGLRTLAYEESLAYTRNITVEQLREGYSSTSTTPLGRSGKLEEVADLVAYLFSDKSSYITGVTINVAGGKTRG
- a CDS encoding class I SAM-dependent methyltransferase codes for the protein MSVENINQLFGVLHDSTILIQEALEFSYLEALFETLQNLADGEVQQIDQRPSDEEAEQLREIYSNVNLQEFEAEDIRKAVQFAFIEGEKADQLQANYHMTPEAIAVLMGYFATKLVDQGHLADKADDTEITFFDATMGTGNLYAIIYNALKASGYKIQGFGYDNDDLMLSIADVSTRLQDIPASLYLGDSLQNLIVPPSDLIVGDLPLGYYPVDEVADTYSSAKNREEGQHAFVHYLMVEQGLRYLKPNGWGIYIVPSGLIQDENIKTLIEAIGEHGYFQALLSLPSNLFNNEKSRKAILLVQKAGDKAKQSENVLVGEIPDLKSKEELPKFLGAFENFLEKMK
- a CDS encoding DUF871 domain-containing protein produces the protein MYGFSVYLNEEIDRGHIDRMVAAGFTGIFTSIHIPEDDPTAYLDRMRDLGAIAKACDLSLVVDISGTSLHKIGGSFEDIRPIIDLGITGLRIDYGIGFETVARLSREIHIALNASTLTAQDLDQLHYYQADLSHITAWHNYYPRPETGLGMDTFKHHNRWLKSTGLRTMAFVPGDDKMRGPIHAGLPTVEAHRSLHPMAGTLDLITNGYIDDVYIGDPAISRDVLFQFKEYIEKNRICLRVESARDAVAEQVEWILGDHTNRQDAAALVVRSQESRRQLRPNDSIKAVNTSARQFGAITVDNEGYGRYQGEVQICKVDLLEDEKVNVVGRVTQADRDLIAFIGPGQTFKLLHK
- a CDS encoding universal stress protein, yielding MYQEYSRILAPIDGSDESRLAFKKAAAVAKRNNATLIVAHIIDTSAFQTTNMYNEVIPEAVTTRAKAMLTDYEEEARKAGIERVETVIDYGSAKYQICHTLAPEHKADLIMIGATGLNAVERLFIGSVSEYVIRNAPCDVLVVRTNLDNEQIAD
- a CDS encoding MurR/RpiR family transcriptional regulator; protein product: MARNVLQTINEMLKDLPKSEQKIGQLVLERPKDVIQMNATELAKEAKSSPAGVIRFCHSIGISGFTALKLALSAQTSQRSDLNYTDIDADEGLDTIKEKLATNASVVFADTNVSLLNQDIDQVTDWIMASPMVFLYGLGASNIVTQDFRQKFTRIGKQVMVTQDQHELVAAMAIAPKDSLYIGISNSGEKAEGTRVMKMAKELGLKTVSLTKSGANTLANLADIPLHTADTKEALLRSGATISLLAQLYAIDLLFFSYMTKNYDIHVQNLALTKEATNAIESFYQD
- a CDS encoding acetate/propionate family kinase; translation: MSKVIAVNAGSSSLKFKIYEVPSEDVVASGQIDRIGIGNSNVSIKYGEGQKFEDVIDIADHEVATEFLLDKLNTLNIITSYDEISGTGHRVVAGGEIFKDSTLLDDEAIQNIDKLAEFAPLHNGPEARAIRAFQKVLPGKPAVGIFDTSFHTTMPEVAYLYSIPLEYYEEFGARRYGAHGTSHRYVANRAAELMGKPIEDLKIITCHLGNGGSITAVDGGKSVDTSMGFTPLAGITMGTRSGDIDASLVQFLMKKLNITDIDEMISILNNKSGLLGLSGVSSDMRDVEDAADNGDERSQTTLEIFYDRVRKYIGQYIAVMGGVDAVVFTAGIGENSGRTRAAIIDDHMAFFGMEIDEAANDTRDEAKISSEDSKVAIYTIPTDEELVIVRDTVRLGNINE
- a CDS encoding M20/M25/M40 family metallo-hydrolase translates to MEIEALKDLIAGQESDMFAFLEKLVNTESGIDQISGVNQVGTIISQWCESIGMTTRTIPHDQAGDLLIAEYKTSENKDQKPIVLSGHMDTVFNADVTKNHHFRLLADKPGFAKGAGLMDMKGGLVIAMYVVKNLIEMGYQKHPLSLIFIPDEETLHRYSDTRQEMIGELQDAALMLNFEPTPTFDKIVVGRQGGMMLNVTVEGVQGHSGMEVEIGRSAVVELAQKVIALESLTDIPRKKLINCGIIKGGVSANTIPGSAKGNFSLRFPNQTIKEEIIADIERVIAEPYIADTTTKFEIESGVDAMVYTDKVDQLADHYSATADKMGYGPLAKVESQGASDASLASLVDIPVVDGLGIVGTGAHTLEEEADLTSLVPRIALSIQAILDL